The following proteins are co-located in the Cryptosporidium parvum Iowa II chromosome 6, whole genome shotgun sequence genome:
- a CDS encoding possible Na+/H+ and K+/H+ antiporter with 12 transmembrane domains, duplicated adjacent gene yields the protein MENNNIFPPEITGEQVMTVVCLFGICAPSSAFLESFFGHRTIFNGKVRLPLSVVLFGYGIMMDYVLRTFNFGIFSMAIKHAESMHPNIIFSVLLPICLYESSSQLNYHIFKRNLISSVLLALPGVIVSMILTTFFMYYFVGGIFDWTCSLLISSILSATDPVAVIASLHQLNAPDKLASLVDGESLLNDGAAVVFFQLCKNILLNRFLEPSLILTSGWIFIRCALGGPLLGFLFGWGVHLFLKVAQATNDVQVFIAISIVYTLFFLSELIHSSGVLAVVTYGVFMSSRKAALFKPKAQEIHNTIIHFVGKLGNHMIFMLAGIVSARLFRPYIEDTNMLMNLFLLFAAICVIRGIMVFILSPLLTRIGYGLTIKEAIILIWGGLRGGVSLALAMSLESEDYIDPELKGQIAFYVAGTVLLTLLINGTTVEFIYKKLQLYTTPKFHRMFFKKVMKSINEEYRLVINDQIRKHWFFNAHPGLLELCDTFIPNVIDAKMTETGEIILSSQLSQYTFIKNIKSTNIQLIMQDPTAPIGHDSNKYLNQRTLSCLTRDEEFEDRFIKELDINNTQTESNSFKNSPNNLLNAKPEENQTILLINSVPVSNYKSNNDNSSISTLKRESITSDNSKIKVGRHVYIGQMVLSTVWQSYDLLFKNHVISGAALVVLKKAISKVFYSCEELNLPIHFAFSSEWDSIRSQLWICKENLLTDTKALSLSSELLNEYNQKNISSTFCLPSFINYYRNKVKSKNLFLDIEVLFSFITARVDLLEHDFQELQSYLGPSSIQLFQNQIIEAQQYLELLLSYSQEQYSIAISHISVNILFNALRDSMKVLVKSRLLLEEDEEKLLALCEDRRFIFSSSLSREVINEYTPEN from the coding sequence ATGGAGAATAATAACATTTTTCCTCCTGAAATTACAGGAGAGCAGGTTATGACGGTGGTATGCTTGTTTGGAATATGTGCACCATCTTCAGCATTTTTGGAATCATTTTTTGGTCATAGGACGATATTTAATGGGAAAGTTCGTCTGCCACTTAGTGTTGTATTATTTGGGTATGGAATTATGATGGATTATGTACTCAGAACCTTCAACTTTGGTATTTTCAGTATGGCAATCAAGCATGCAGAGTCCATGCATCccaatattatattctcCGTTCTGCTTCCGATATGCCTTTATGAGTCATCTTCACAGCTTAATTACCATATTTTTAAGCGTAACCTCATCTCTTCTGTCTTATTAGCGCTTCCAGGTGTTATCGTATCAATGATTCTGACTACATTTTTCatgtattattttgttgGAGGAATTTTTGATTGGACATGTTCACTTTTAATCAGTTCAATTCTTTCGGCTACTGACCCTGTCGCTGTTATTGCGTCTCTTCACCAGCTTAATGCTCCTGATAAGCTTGCTTCTTTAGTTGATGGTGAATCACTATTGAACGATGGAGCTGCTGTTGTTTTTTTCCAACTCTGCAAGAATATACTTTTGAATAGGTTTTTGGAAccttctttaattttgacTTCCGGTTGGATATTTATTAGATGTGCTTTGGGAGGTCCCTTACTTGGATTTCTTTTTGGATGGGGAGTACACCTATTCTTGAAAGTTGCACAAGCTACAAATGATGTTCAAGTTTTTATTGCAATCTCGATAGTTTATACTCTTTTCTTCCTTAGTGAATTAATCCACTCATCAGGAGTTTTAGCTGTCGTTACTTATGGGGTTTTTATGTCTTCCAGAAAAGCTGCTCTATTTAAGCCTAAAGCACAGGAAATACATAACACAATAATTCACTTTGTTGGAAAGCTTGGGAACCATATGATCTTTATGTTGGCTGGGATTGTTAGTGCAAGACTTTTTAGACCTTACATTGAAGACACTAACATGCTTATGAATCTTTTCTTGTTATTTGCTGCCATTTGTGTCATTCGAGGAATTATGGTATTTATATTATCCCCACTACTAACTAGAATTGGATACGGGCTAACTATTAAAGAGGccataattttgatttggGGTGGACTTAGAGGAGGAGTCTCTCTTGCTCTTGCAATGAGCTTGGAGTCTGAAGATTATATAGATCCAGAACTAAAAGGACAAATTGCATTTTATGTGGCAGGTACCGtattattaacattattaataaatggtACAACTGtagaatttatatataagaAGCTCCAGTTATATACGACTCCAAAATTCCATAGAAtgttttttaaaaaagtaATGAAATCCATTAATGAGGAATATAGATTGGTCATTAATGACCAGATTCGTAAGCATTGGTTTTTTAATGCTCATCCAGGATTACTCGAACTTTGCGATACCTTTATACCAAATGTAATAGATGCTAAAATGACAGAGACTGGAGAAATCATACTTTCTAGTCAACTTTCTCAATAtacatttattaaaaatattaaatcaacTAATatacaattaataatgcAGGATCCAACAGCTCCCATTGGGCATGATTCAAATaagtatttgaatcaaagaACCTTATCATGTTTAACTAGAGATGAGGAATTTGAAGACAGGTTTATCAAAGAATTGgacattaataatactcaAACCGAAAGtaattctttcaaaaatagcccaaataatttattaaatgcTAAGCCTGAAGAAAATCAAacaattcttttaattaattcagtaCCCGtttcaaattataaaagtaataatgataaCTCTTCTATTTCAACTTTGAAAAGAGAAAGTATAACTTCTGACAACTCTAAGATTAAAGTTGGTAGACATGTTTACATTGGCCAGATGGTTTTGAGTACTGTCTGGCAATCATATGATCTTCTTTTTAAGAATCACGTAATTTCAGGTGCAGCTCTGGTTGTGCTTAAGAAAGCAATTTCAAAAGTTTTCTATTCCTGTGAGGAACTTAATTTGCCAATTCATTTTGCATTTTCAAGCGAATGGGATTCTATTCGAAGTCAGCTTTGGATATGTAAGGAAAATCTATTAACTGATACAAAAGCTCTCTCTCTTTCAAGTGAGTTGCTTAATGAATACAATCAAAAGAACATTTCAAGTACTTTTTGTTTAccttcttttattaattattatagaaataaggtaaaatcaaaaaatctctttttagatattgaagttcttttttcatttattacaGCTAGAGTTGATCTATTAGAACATGATTTCCAGGAACTTCAGTCTTACCTTGGCCCTTCTAGTATTCAACTTTTCCAAAACCAAATAATTGAGGCACAACAATATCTCGAATTACTTTTATCTTACTCTCAAGAGCAATACAGCATTGCTATTTCTCATATTTCAGTTAACATACTCTTTAATGCTCTCAGAGATTCAATGAAGGTACTTGTCAAATCTAGACTtttattagaagaagatgaagagAAACTTCTAGCTTTGTGTGAAGACAGGAGGTTTATTTTCAGTTCCTCTCTTTCTAGAGAagttattaatgaatatacTCCAGAAAACTAG
- a CDS encoding possible Na+/H+ and K+/H+ antiporter with 12 transmembrane domains, duplicated adjacent gene: MSGLSAVADVIMSHEAGGVPILVGFVSTCLLGSALLEWILSVVFVRQPPTTVALFCYGMFLSYICESFSLGTLAEGVRIVERTDPNVIFYILLPIFLYESSATLNFHVFSRNLPSALLLAGPGAILTMVLLAFAIKFITSMNFVLCFLVSSVLSATDPVAVIASLHQLNAPEKLASVVDGESLLNDGAAVVFFEVFREVIISGMSSYSHYIWTFIRLAIGGPAVGVVFGFLISVWLRAAQALGGVQVIGVTASVYFVFFIADELRTSGVLATVVFGLFMSAWGPTCFRPKAQESHFHFVKIFAHLANHLIFVLSGVVSMRIFRPYWSDGRMWINLVLVYIAMNIVRGIMVATLLPLLNKVGSDLSFKEAVILIYGGLRGGVSMALAMVFEGDTSVPGSTRSQVAFYVAGAVSLSLLVNGTTVETLYKKLKIYTVQNFRRAFLLKVMEGIDDEYMKAFEELKCHWLFGNHTNALDAANLLVPRLKDGYLDFYGDLHILLTPPPHVFARLNVKGIESQLEDYSKYRSMAVDVENGEDEFNHLNSMGGSIGRERSRSALVGVDGLDIDERCWNIIATSVKMAKSQPSVDSSARGSLLPSLDDHNNGLEPDESASIISFKNKRKPENNPIPELENSSSGSAECSALLGNTSSMVKEERSHSESAPLVKTEQEEEIGQNKRHTYDDATQVNNVSGNLLCHTESDENKGRSPTFAPLLMATGSLHTFAEQELLVCNMVFNTCWQSYDLMFRKHVISGTSLLTLKKAINKANHASPEEKTSPFTVEWESIRSDLRSTKRPGFIFNMWQSDFEKILHDMEVLFAFINANKDLMKAGGFEVECLLGASLLDSYKRRMIQAKQELHRLRDQFTNYYVLGLAIIATNMLLNVKEQIVSVEVSRGVLLEEDEEKITDILEQQRLALDAFISQGAETQSI, translated from the coding sequence ATGTCAGGTTTATCAGCTGTGGCAGATGTAATAATGTCGCATGAGGCAGGAGGAGTGCCGATACTTGTTGGATTTGTGAGTACATGTTTGCTCGGATCGGCACTCTTAGAATGGATATTGTCAGTAGTATTTGTTCGTCAACCCCCAACAACAGTTGCTTTGTTTTGTTATGGGATGTTTCTAAGTTATATATGtgaatcattttcattaggCACATTGGCTGAGGGAGTACGAATTGTTGAGAGGACAGATCCAAACgttatattttatatattactgcctatatttttatatgaATCTTCAGCAACATTAAACTTTCATGTCTTTAGTAGAAATCTCCCGTCAGCTCTACTTCTAGCAGGCCCCGGAGCAATTTTAACAATGGTATTATTGGCTTTTGCAATTAAGTTCATTACAAGTAtgaattttgttttatGTTTCCTAGTCAGTTCAGTGCTCTCAGCTACAGATCCTGTTGCAGTTATAGCTTCTCTTCATCAACTTAATGCACCTGAAAAGTTAGCTTCTGTTGTAGATGGTGAATCATTACTTAATGATGGTGCAGCTGTAGTTTTCTTTGAAGTTTTCAGAGAAGTTATTATATCTGGTATGTCATCTTATAGCCACTATATCTGGACATTTATTAGACTAGCTATTGGAGGTCCTGCTGTTGGAGTTGTATTCGGATTCCTTATTTCCGTCTGGTTAAGAGCAGCTCAGGCACTTGGTGGAGTCCAGGTAATTGGTGTTACAGCTTCTGTATACTTTGTCTTTTTTATAGCTGATGAGCTCCGTACATCTGGTGTACTTGCTACTGTAGTTTTTGGACTATTTATGTCTGCTTGGGGCCCAACATGTTTCAGACCAAAGGCTCAGGAATCCCATTTTCATTTCGTTAAGATTTTTGCTCACTTAGCAAACCATCtcatttttgttttatcaGGAGTTGTAAGTATGAGAATCTTCAGACCTTATTGGTCAGATGGAAGAATGTGGATTAACTTAGTGTTGGTTTATATTGCTATGAATATTGTTAGAGGAATTATGGTAGCAACattattaccattattGAACAAGGTTGGATCAGACTTATCCTTCAAGGAGGCCGTAATTCTTATTTATGGAGGTTTAAGAGGTGGAGTTTCCATGGCTTTAGCTATGGTCTTTGAAGGAGATACTTCAGTACCAGGTTCTACAAGATCTCAAGTAGCATTTTACGTTGCAGGAGCAGTTTCATTATCTCTTTTAGTTAATGGCACTACTGTGGAGACATTATATAAGAAGCTAAAGATCTATACTGTACAAAACTTTAGAAGAGCCTTTTTACTTAAGGTTATGGAAGGAATAGATGATGAGTATATGAAAGCATTTGAGGAGCTTAAATGCCACTGGCTTTTTGGTAATCATACGAATGCTTTAGATGCAGCTAATTTACTAGTTCCAAGGCTTAAAGATGGATATCTTGATTTTTATGGCGATTTACACATACTATTAACCCCTCCACCACATGTATTTGCAAGATTGAATGTTAAGGGTATTGAATCACAACTAGAGGACTACTCAAAATATCGTAGTATGGCAGTAGATGTTGAAAATGGTGAAGATGAATTTAACCACTTGAATAGTATGGGAGGTAGCATAGGAAGAGAAAGGTCCAGATCAGCTTTAGTTGGTGTAGATGGTTTGGATATTGATGAAAGGTGTTGGAATATTATTGCAACATCCGTTAAGATGGCAAAGAGTCAGCCATCTGTGGATTCTAGTGCAAGAGGAAGCCTTCTTCCTTCATTAGATGATCATAATAATGGACTAGAACCTGATGAAAGTGCATCTATTATTAGCTTTAAGAATAAGAGGAAGCCAGAAAATAATCCAATTCCAGAACTTGAAAACTCGAGCTCAGGTAGCGCTGAGTGCTCAGCCTTGCTTGGAAATACTTCCTCGATGGTTAAAGAGGAGAGATCACATTCTGAATCTGCTCCTTTGGTTAAAACAGAACAGGAAGAGGAGATTGGACAAAATAAGAGACATACATACGACGATGCAACTCAAGTTAATAATGTTTCTGGAAACTTATTATGCCATACGGAAtctgatgaaaataaaggtAGAAGTCCTACATTTGCTCCTTTACTTATGGCTACAGGATCTTTACATACTTTTGCAGAGCAAGAGCTTTTAGTCTGTAATATGGTTTTCAATACTTGCTGGCAAAGCTATGACTTAATGTTCCGTAAACACGTAATTTCTGGTACATCGCttttaactttaaagaAGGCAATAAATAAGGCAAATCACGCAAGCCCTGAAGAAAAGACTAGCCCATTCACAGTTGAATGGGAATCAATTAGAAGTGATTTAAGATCAACAAAGAGACCTGGtttcatcttcaatatgTGGCAATCAGATTTTGAAAAGATACTTCATGATATGGAAGTTTTATTTGCTTTTATAAATGCTAACAAAGATCTTATGAAAGCAGGTGGATTTGAAGTAGAATGCCTTTTGGGTGCTTCTTTATTAGATTCATACAAAAGACGTATGATTCAAGCTAAACAAGAGCTACACAGACTACGTGACCAATTCACTAACTACTATGTTTTAGGCCTTGCAATAATTGCGACAAATATGCTCCTCAATGTTAAAGAGCAGATTGTTTCTGTTGAAGTTTCTAGAGGTGTGCttttagaagaagatgaagagAAAATTACTGATATACTTGAACAACAAAGATTGGCCCTTGATGCATTCATTTCACAAGGTGCTGAGACTCAATCAATTTAA
- a CDS encoding synaptobrevin'synaptobrevin, adjacent duplicated gene', translating to MSVQSNELDQEAQQYNLYKDLEEFEKKLATARKRTRDADYLDRKLVISDSTEFERHFDNLSEAIARLLPYHTFYVDEIKSNRISEDPDKISERNKRIKNLEDSILNISTSSPSFIFNTCKYGFVRVIHSSISMDLERNKKELAQLQALELTWKYPIENSSNFPNDKNMIGGSSVLTGSTLNNSNHLSTTHFDHSNELLYRNMVPKNQVNSQVSNMIGNYSMNKHYFDTNEILGREKDKDLLPNSVPNSNQISHNPNLESVYLTKINGNANKNLDLYSLPPDMLKTERFSNISNN from the coding sequence ATGTCAGTTCAATCTAATGAATTAGATCAGGAGGCACAGCAATATAATCTCTATAAGGATTTGGAAGAATTTGAGAAGAAGCTGGCAACAGCAAGAAAAAGGACTAGGGATGCTGACTATTTGGATAGAAAATTAGTAATTTCTGATTCCACAGAATTTGAAAGGCactttgataatttaagtGAAGCAATTGCAAGATTGCTTCCTTATCATACATTTTATGTTGATGAGATTAAATCTAATAGAATTTCAGAAGATCCTGATAAAATTTCAGAAAGAAACAAGAGAATTAAGAATCTTGAAGAttctattttaaatattagtaCAAGCAGCCcttcatttatatttaatacttGTAAATATGGGTTTGTTAGGGTTATCCATTCTTCCATCTCAATGGATTTGGAAAGAAACAAGAAGGAACTTGCTCAGTTACAGGCTTTGGAACTTACTTGGAAGTATCCAATAGAAAATAGTTCAAATTTTCCAAATGACAAGAATATGATTGGTGGCTCATCAGTATTAACGGGTTCAACATTAAATAACTCAAATCACTTGAGTACGACTCATTTTGACCATAGTAATGAACTCTTATACCGAAATATGGTCCCTAAGAATCAAGTTAACAGCCAGGTCTCTAACATGATTGGAAATTATAGTATGAATAAGCACTATTTTGACACTAATGAAATACTAGGACGCGAAAAAGACAAGGATTTACTTCCAAATTCCGTTCCTAATAGTAACCAAATTTCTCATAATCCTAACTTAGAGAGTGTTTACctaacaaaaattaatggtAACGCCAACAAAAATCTTGACTTATATTCCCTACCACCTGATATGCTAAAGACTGAGagattttctaatattagCAATAactaa